The Prosthecobacter dejongeii genome contains a region encoding:
- the panB gene encoding 3-methyl-2-oxobutanoate hydroxymethyltransferase: protein MLTSLTDLPLKKQAGERVTVLTAYDYPTARLLDEAGVDLLLVGDSLGMVVLGLPDTTGVTLDMMRHHTAAVRRGVKRVPVISDLPFHTYDTPEQALASARLLMEAGADAVKLEGGVAFIPQVRAIVEAGIPFVGHIGMLPQSVVIEGGYKKKGKTPAQAEQLIADALALDAAGACAMVLESVVAEVAAEITRQVKATTIGIGAGPDTDAQVLVTPDLIGSFPWFRPPFAKARADVASEIQRAVKEWMTDVTAKPAL from the coding sequence ATGCTGACTTCCCTCACCGATCTCCCCCTGAAAAAACAAGCCGGTGAACGCGTCACCGTCCTCACCGCTTATGATTACCCCACCGCCCGCTTGCTGGATGAAGCCGGCGTGGACCTCCTGCTGGTGGGAGATTCCCTGGGCATGGTCGTTCTGGGGCTGCCAGATACCACCGGAGTCACCCTGGACATGATGCGCCACCACACCGCCGCCGTGCGCCGGGGCGTCAAACGCGTGCCAGTCATCTCCGATCTGCCTTTTCACACCTACGATACCCCTGAACAAGCCCTGGCCAGCGCCCGCCTGCTCATGGAGGCCGGGGCCGATGCCGTGAAGCTGGAAGGCGGTGTCGCCTTCATCCCCCAGGTGCGTGCCATCGTCGAGGCTGGCATCCCCTTCGTCGGCCACATCGGCATGCTGCCGCAGAGCGTCGTCATCGAAGGTGGGTACAAGAAAAAGGGTAAAACCCCTGCACAGGCCGAACAACTCATCGCCGATGCCCTCGCCCTCGATGCCGCCGGTGCCTGCGCCATGGTGCTGGAAAGCGTCGTCGCTGAAGTGGCTGCTGAAATCACCCGTCAGGTCAAAGCCACCACCATTGGCATTGGCGCGGGCCCAGACACGGACGCGCAAGTCCTCGTCACCCCCGACCTCATCGGCAGCTTCCCCTGGTTCCGCCCCCCCTTCGCCAAAGCCCGCGCCGACGTCGCCAGCGAAATCCAGCGCGCCGTGAAGGAGTGGATGACCGATGTCACAGCAAAGCCAGCCCTTTAA
- a CDS encoding dipeptidase, protein MLTFDAHLDLSLNALEYNRDLRLPVHEIRRREKGMTDLKGRELGTTAFPEMRQTEMGLCVATQLAGCMVGARPMANWMSPEQAYAQTQGQLAWYRAMEEDGQMRQITDLRGLEAMIDLWTNGQPNESKPIGYILSLEGADSIRSVGHLERHWEQGLRAMGPAHYGVCRYALGHDQVGGLPAGGKELIQEMDRLGMILDVTHLSDGCFWQALDLFQGTIWASHSNCRALVPDVRQFSDDQIKALIDRGAVLGAALDAWMMVPGWVRGKTTPQSAGLKLEVICDHIDHVCQLAGNALHSGIGTDLDGGYGIEQTPEDLDTIADLVRIPEMLAKRGYTQADIENVMSGNFLRLLRQAWA, encoded by the coding sequence ATGCTCACCTTTGACGCTCACCTCGACCTCAGTCTCAATGCCCTGGAATACAATCGTGATCTCCGCCTGCCTGTGCATGAGATTCGCCGTCGGGAAAAGGGGATGACGGACTTGAAGGGGCGGGAGCTGGGGACCACGGCATTTCCTGAAATGCGCCAGACGGAGATGGGCCTATGTGTGGCCACGCAGTTGGCTGGCTGCATGGTGGGGGCGCGGCCGATGGCGAACTGGATGTCGCCTGAACAGGCGTATGCGCAGACGCAGGGGCAACTGGCCTGGTACCGTGCGATGGAAGAGGATGGCCAGATGCGACAGATCACGGATCTGCGCGGACTGGAGGCGATGATTGATCTCTGGACGAATGGGCAGCCGAATGAAAGCAAGCCGATCGGCTACATCCTGAGCCTGGAGGGGGCAGACAGCATCCGCAGCGTGGGGCATCTGGAGCGGCATTGGGAACAGGGGCTGCGGGCCATGGGGCCTGCGCACTATGGGGTGTGCCGTTATGCCCTGGGGCATGATCAAGTGGGCGGGCTGCCCGCAGGTGGCAAGGAACTGATCCAGGAAATGGATCGCCTGGGGATGATCCTGGACGTGACGCATCTTTCGGACGGGTGCTTCTGGCAGGCGCTGGATCTTTTCCAAGGGACGATCTGGGCGAGCCATAGCAACTGCCGTGCGCTGGTGCCGGATGTGCGGCAGTTTAGTGACGACCAGATCAAGGCGCTGATTGACCGAGGGGCCGTGCTGGGGGCGGCGCTGGATGCGTGGATGATGGTGCCGGGCTGGGTGCGCGGGAAAACCACGCCGCAGAGCGCCGGGCTGAAGCTGGAGGTCATCTGTGACCACATTGACCACGTTTGCCAGTTGGCGGGGAATGCGCTGCACTCCGGCATCGGCACGGATTTGGATGGTGGCTATGGCATCGAACAGACGCCGGAGGATCTGGACACGATTGCAGACTTGGTGCGCATCCCAGAGATGCTGGCGAAGCGCGGTTACACGCAGGCGGACATTGAAAACGTGATGTCGGGTAACTTTCTGCGACTGTTGCGTCAGGCGTGGGCGTGA
- the proS gene encoding proline--tRNA ligase, with protein sequence MSQAPAISPTREKDFPEWYQQVVRAADMAENSEVRGCMVIKPWGYGLWENIQKQLDVKFKETGHVNAYFPLLIPLSYLEKEAQHAEGFATECAVVTHHRLEAQKQPDGTTKMIPTGKLEEPFVIRPTSETIIGAAFARWVQSYRDLPLLINQWANVMRWEMRPRLFLRTAEFLWQEGHTAHETHEEAMEETKLMHKVYADFLRNHLAIPVIPGEKTENERFPGAVNTFTVEAMVQDKKAIQAGTSHYLGQNFAKAANIQFLGRDNTRQFAHTTSWGMSTRLIGTLIMAHGDDDGVIMPPRVAPYQIVILPVTPKPDTRQEVIDACEALAKTLRTQTFGGEPLRVHVDKRDLQGGAKNWEWIKKGVPLRVEMGPRDITSRSVAVCRRDQGPKAKEIVGKEDFLRDVTEKLQEIQDALLARATEMRDANMKKMETLEEFQAFFAESGPGGFALMHWAGSNEEEDKIAKEMKVTIRCVPLSDEFAEEGKCFLTGKPSQKRVVFARSY encoded by the coding sequence ATGAGCCAAGCCCCCGCTATTTCCCCAACCCGAGAGAAAGATTTTCCTGAGTGGTATCAGCAAGTTGTCCGTGCCGCCGACATGGCGGAAAACTCGGAGGTGCGCGGTTGCATGGTCATCAAGCCGTGGGGCTATGGGCTGTGGGAAAACATCCAGAAGCAGCTCGACGTGAAGTTTAAAGAAACCGGGCACGTGAATGCCTACTTTCCTTTGCTGATTCCGCTGAGCTATCTGGAGAAAGAAGCGCAACACGCCGAAGGTTTTGCCACGGAATGCGCTGTGGTGACGCATCATCGTCTGGAAGCCCAGAAGCAGCCCGACGGAACGACCAAGATGATTCCCACGGGCAAATTGGAAGAGCCTTTTGTCATCCGCCCGACTTCGGAGACCATCATCGGGGCGGCCTTTGCCCGCTGGGTGCAGAGTTACCGTGACCTGCCTTTGCTGATCAATCAGTGGGCCAACGTCATGCGCTGGGAAATGCGTCCGCGCCTGTTTCTGCGCACGGCGGAATTCCTTTGGCAGGAAGGCCACACGGCCCACGAGACTCATGAGGAAGCGATGGAAGAGACCAAACTGATGCACAAGGTGTATGCCGACTTCCTGCGCAATCATCTGGCCATTCCCGTCATCCCTGGGGAGAAGACGGAGAATGAGCGTTTCCCTGGCGCGGTGAATACCTTCACGGTGGAAGCCATGGTGCAGGATAAGAAAGCCATCCAGGCCGGTACTTCACATTACCTGGGGCAGAACTTTGCCAAGGCAGCGAACATCCAGTTCCTGGGCCGTGACAACACACGCCAGTTTGCTCACACCACGAGCTGGGGCATGAGCACTCGCCTCATTGGCACACTGATCATGGCGCATGGCGATGACGATGGTGTCATCATGCCACCCCGTGTGGCTCCATATCAGATTGTCATCCTTCCCGTGACGCCAAAGCCTGATACCCGCCAGGAAGTCATCGATGCCTGTGAGGCGCTGGCAAAGACCCTGCGCACGCAAACCTTTGGCGGCGAGCCGCTGCGTGTGCACGTGGATAAGCGTGACCTGCAAGGCGGCGCGAAGAACTGGGAATGGATCAAAAAAGGCGTGCCGCTGCGTGTCGAAATGGGGCCGCGTGACATCACCAGCCGCAGCGTGGCGGTGTGCCGTCGCGACCAGGGACCAAAGGCGAAGGAGATTGTCGGTAAGGAAGACTTCCTGCGTGACGTGACTGAGAAACTTCAGGAGATCCAGGACGCTCTACTGGCCCGCGCCACGGAGATGCGCGATGCGAACATGAAGAAGATGGAGACGCTGGAAGAGTTTCAGGCGTTCTTTGCAGAGAGTGGCCCAGGTGGCTTTGCTCTCATGCACTGGGCTGGCAGCAATGAGGAGGAAGACAAGATCGCCAAAGAGATGAAAG